A DNA window from Acropora palmata chromosome 12, jaAcrPala1.3, whole genome shotgun sequence contains the following coding sequences:
- the LOC141860017 gene encoding dolichyl-diphosphooligosaccharide--protein glycosyltransferase subunit 2-like isoform X1, with the protein MADARGAWLLFLVSCAFLARAVGVTSVLSLDDQVRFKQKFYDAMPFKDLETAAYSVISLKLMKAEVPPTQDVCKFAKDNVDNSDVKSIFHASVIAEFVGSCKLVVDDAVKTILSEAVNEGTDMVTLYYAVVAQSFLGIKVSSDEVIKAIKAAINTDEDSILGAAYAMLIGERLAKGTDVSFIAEMIEDTVAQADEIDNQYLQFEGGLHPTSLVVYATCTFSEYSGKAPAITEEQVIKFANYLLTRKHVQSVKETATLFLALDKLGNNPFHVPVVVQLYGSPVVSDDQKLVKVRVTNVLDKPFGKMTVTATSAEDSEGTTVLSNKVLTAGADDDFIVIESDLGRGMFAAHSYELNFMTSKPGPGVYSISFSVKPHKEDKRLIGTSSGQVKVKVVTKVSVEDVELSVLDKEQNIKSKTMSVKYPTAISTVIDADYHQKVVMKFSLKSESSGDLFTPHQAFVRLTNEKTKQEIFFVTEPEPSKVFKFDLDVGATAKDSFGSLSGKYKMEIIVGDAVIQNPFEWNIGVLSLTFAQEAAKPSKDKESMYSSRPEIEHMFRVPEKRPPKAVSTAFTVLIFLPLVIMLVVWMKLGANISNFPFSLGGIIFHLGLGAILALYVCFFISLNMFSTLKILALIGGLTFLGGNNLLSSIAARRGKRPTM; encoded by the exons ATGGCGGACGCACGAG GTGCCTGGCTCCTTTTCTTGGTATCTTGTGCATTTCTTGCCAGGGCAGTTGGTGTGACCTCTGTGTTGAGCCTTGATGATCAAGTTagatttaaacaaaaattttatgATGCAATGCCATTCAAAGACTTGGAAACTGCGGCTTactcagtgatttctttgaaactCATGAAGGCAGAAGTGCCACCAACACAG GATGTTTGCAAGTTTGCCAAAGACAATGTAGACAATAGTGATGTCAAGTCAATATTTCATGCATCAGTGATAGCTGAATTTGTTGGAAGTTGCAAG ttggTTGTTGATGATGCAGTCAAGACCATTTTATCAGAGGCTGTTAATGAAGGAACTGATATGGTTACACTTTATTATGCTGTTGTGGCCCAAAGTTTTTTGGGAATTAAAG TCAGCTCTGATGAAGTGATTAAGGCAATCAAGGCTGCCATTAATACAGACGAAGACAGCATCTTGGG ggcAGCATATGCAATGCTCATTGGTGAAAGGTTGGCTAAAGGAACAGATGTTTCCTTTATTGCTGAAATGATTGAG GATACAGTAGCCCAGGCTGATGAGATTGACAATCAATATTTACAG tttgaaggTGGTCTGCACCCAACTTCATTGGTTGTGTATGCAACCTGTACATTTTCAGAATACTCAGGCAAAGCCCCAGCCATTACTGAG GAACAAGTAATCAAGTTTGCCAACTATCTTCTGACAAGGAAACATGTTCAGTCAGTAAAGGAAACTGCTACATTGTTCTTGGCCCTAGATAAACTTGGAAACAATCCT TTCCATGTACCTGTTGTTGTTCAGTTGTATGGCTCTCCTGTTGTCTCAGATGACCAAAAATTAGTGAAG GTGCGTGTGACCAATGTGCTTGACAAACCTTTTGGTAAAATGACAGTGACAGCAACATCTGCTGAAGATAGCGAAGGCACAACTGTTCTGAGCAACAAAGTACTCACTGCTGGGGCTGATGA TGACTTCATTGTTATTGAGTCAGATCTTGGGCGTGGCATGTTTGCTGCACATAG ttatgagctGAACTTCATGACATCAAAGCCTGGTCCGGGAGTGTACTCCATAAGTTTCAG TGTCAAACCACACAAAGAAGACAAGCGTCTGATTGGAACGTCCTCTGGCCAG GTTAAAGTGAAAGTTGTGACTAAAGTGAGTGTAGAAGATGTGGAATTGTCAGTTCTTGACAAAGAGCAGAACATCAAATCAAAGACTATGAG TGTCAAATATCCCACTGCCATCTCAACTGTGATTGATGCTGATTACCACCAAAAAGTTGTGATGAAATTTTCACTGAAGAGCGAGTCCTCTGGAGATCTGTTTACTCCTCATCAAGCATTTGTCAGACTTacaaatgaaaagacaaaacaagaaatcttCTTTGTTACTGAACCTGAGCCAAgcaaagttttcaaatttgatttg GATGTGGGTGCTACAGCAAAAGATTCTTTTGGCTCCTTGTCTGGAAAATACAAAATG GAAATCATTGTAGGTGATGCAGTGATCCAGAATCCATTTGAGTGGAATATA GGTGTGCTATCATTAACCTTCGCCCAAGAGGCAGCAAAACCATCtaaagacaaagaaagcaTGTACAGCTCCAGACCAGAAATTGAG CACATGTTCCGTGTTCCAGAGAAGCGTCCTCCTAAAGCAGTCTCAACAGCATTTACTGTTCTGATTTTCCTCCCGCTTGTCATTATGCTTGTTGTG TGGATGAAGCTTGGTGCTAACATATCAAATTTCCCGTTTTCACTTGGTGGAATAATTTTCCATCTTGGATTGGGAG CAATACTTGCGCTGTATGTCTGTTTCTTCATAAGCCTG AACATGTTCAGCACTCTTAAAATATTGGCTTTGATTGGAGGCTTGACATTCCTTGGTGGCAACAATCTCCTTAGCAGCATTGCTGCCCGCAG gggCAAACGTCCAACAATGTGA
- the LOC141860017 gene encoding dolichyl-diphosphooligosaccharide--protein glycosyltransferase subunit 2-like isoform X2 produces MADARGAWLLFLVSCAFLARAVGVTSVLSLDDQVRFKQKFYDAMPFKDLETAAYSVISLKLMKAEVPPTQDVCKFAKDNVDNSDVKSIFHASVIAEFVGSCKLVVDDAVKTILSEAVNEGTDMVTLYYAVVAQSFLGIKVSSDEVIKAIKAAINTDEDSILGAAYAMLIGERLAKGTDVSFIAEMIEDTVAQADEIDNQYLQFEGGLHPTSLVVYATCTFSEYSGKAPAITEEQVIKFANYLLTRKHVQSVKETATLFLALDKLGNNPFHVPVVVQLYGSPVVSDDQKLVKVRVTNVLDKPFGKMTVTATSAEDSEGTTVLSNKVLTAGADDYELNFMTSKPGPGVYSISFSVKPHKEDKRLIGTSSGQVKVKVVTKVSVEDVELSVLDKEQNIKSKTMSVKYPTAISTVIDADYHQKVVMKFSLKSESSGDLFTPHQAFVRLTNEKTKQEIFFVTEPEPSKVFKFDLDVGATAKDSFGSLSGKYKMEIIVGDAVIQNPFEWNIGVLSLTFAQEAAKPSKDKESMYSSRPEIEHMFRVPEKRPPKAVSTAFTVLIFLPLVIMLVVWMKLGANISNFPFSLGGIIFHLGLGAILALYVCFFISLNMFSTLKILALIGGLTFLGGNNLLSSIAARRGKRPTM; encoded by the exons ATGGCGGACGCACGAG GTGCCTGGCTCCTTTTCTTGGTATCTTGTGCATTTCTTGCCAGGGCAGTTGGTGTGACCTCTGTGTTGAGCCTTGATGATCAAGTTagatttaaacaaaaattttatgATGCAATGCCATTCAAAGACTTGGAAACTGCGGCTTactcagtgatttctttgaaactCATGAAGGCAGAAGTGCCACCAACACAG GATGTTTGCAAGTTTGCCAAAGACAATGTAGACAATAGTGATGTCAAGTCAATATTTCATGCATCAGTGATAGCTGAATTTGTTGGAAGTTGCAAG ttggTTGTTGATGATGCAGTCAAGACCATTTTATCAGAGGCTGTTAATGAAGGAACTGATATGGTTACACTTTATTATGCTGTTGTGGCCCAAAGTTTTTTGGGAATTAAAG TCAGCTCTGATGAAGTGATTAAGGCAATCAAGGCTGCCATTAATACAGACGAAGACAGCATCTTGGG ggcAGCATATGCAATGCTCATTGGTGAAAGGTTGGCTAAAGGAACAGATGTTTCCTTTATTGCTGAAATGATTGAG GATACAGTAGCCCAGGCTGATGAGATTGACAATCAATATTTACAG tttgaaggTGGTCTGCACCCAACTTCATTGGTTGTGTATGCAACCTGTACATTTTCAGAATACTCAGGCAAAGCCCCAGCCATTACTGAG GAACAAGTAATCAAGTTTGCCAACTATCTTCTGACAAGGAAACATGTTCAGTCAGTAAAGGAAACTGCTACATTGTTCTTGGCCCTAGATAAACTTGGAAACAATCCT TTCCATGTACCTGTTGTTGTTCAGTTGTATGGCTCTCCTGTTGTCTCAGATGACCAAAAATTAGTGAAG GTGCGTGTGACCAATGTGCTTGACAAACCTTTTGGTAAAATGACAGTGACAGCAACATCTGCTGAAGATAGCGAAGGCACAACTGTTCTGAGCAACAAAGTACTCACTGCTGGGGCTGATGA ttatgagctGAACTTCATGACATCAAAGCCTGGTCCGGGAGTGTACTCCATAAGTTTCAG TGTCAAACCACACAAAGAAGACAAGCGTCTGATTGGAACGTCCTCTGGCCAG GTTAAAGTGAAAGTTGTGACTAAAGTGAGTGTAGAAGATGTGGAATTGTCAGTTCTTGACAAAGAGCAGAACATCAAATCAAAGACTATGAG TGTCAAATATCCCACTGCCATCTCAACTGTGATTGATGCTGATTACCACCAAAAAGTTGTGATGAAATTTTCACTGAAGAGCGAGTCCTCTGGAGATCTGTTTACTCCTCATCAAGCATTTGTCAGACTTacaaatgaaaagacaaaacaagaaatcttCTTTGTTACTGAACCTGAGCCAAgcaaagttttcaaatttgatttg GATGTGGGTGCTACAGCAAAAGATTCTTTTGGCTCCTTGTCTGGAAAATACAAAATG GAAATCATTGTAGGTGATGCAGTGATCCAGAATCCATTTGAGTGGAATATA GGTGTGCTATCATTAACCTTCGCCCAAGAGGCAGCAAAACCATCtaaagacaaagaaagcaTGTACAGCTCCAGACCAGAAATTGAG CACATGTTCCGTGTTCCAGAGAAGCGTCCTCCTAAAGCAGTCTCAACAGCATTTACTGTTCTGATTTTCCTCCCGCTTGTCATTATGCTTGTTGTG TGGATGAAGCTTGGTGCTAACATATCAAATTTCCCGTTTTCACTTGGTGGAATAATTTTCCATCTTGGATTGGGAG CAATACTTGCGCTGTATGTCTGTTTCTTCATAAGCCTG AACATGTTCAGCACTCTTAAAATATTGGCTTTGATTGGAGGCTTGACATTCCTTGGTGGCAACAATCTCCTTAGCAGCATTGCTGCCCGCAG gggCAAACGTCCAACAATGTGA
- the LOC141860027 gene encoding uncharacterized protein LOC141860027 produces MLLRFTFTSLFDMLSRLFHIDSLNRHWIDRNGQSTSSLSFLFDAKNRPGYEKTLLYGPELSGKTSLLFELAMSFADEGKHVLFICRKKISKLPLLAQGRTQPTSNTLNYVQIVYLDTREEYLNYMSSIHFLTSLKFNAVIVDGIDAYFPATIKKEDLPIVARVMALTVDAFLFQKSKQMSEASSILLISMSVPCGTKSLPRQAFYERWIQCFLSIQEKESELFELSLIPANAKDSCSLANVLYRIRDQSFIVEDVEYSTLPDSGSSEQ; encoded by the exons ATGCTTTTACGATTCACTTTTACGAGTCTTTTTGATATGTTGTCGAGGCTTTTCCACATAGATTCACTTAACCGCCATTGGATAGACAGAAACGGTCAAAGTACTAGTTcgctttctttcctttttgatGCAAAGAATAGACCTGGCTATGAAAAAACATTGTTGTACGGACCAGAATTGAGTGGCAAGACATCTCTGCTCTTTGAACTTGCAATGAGTTTTGCAGATGAAGGAAAACATGTTTTGTTTATCTGCCGTAAAAAGATCTCCAAGCTTCCTTTACTGGCACAAGGAAGGACTCAACCTACAAGTAACACCTTGAACTACGTTCAAATAGTTTATTTGGACACAAGAGAGGAATATTTGAACTACATGTCGTCCATTCATTTCTTAACATCTTTGAAGTTTAATGCAGTGATAGTTGACGGTATTGATGCTTATTTCCCGGCCACGATCAAGAAAGAAGACTTGCCAATTGTTGCAAGGGTTATGGCATTAACTGTGGATGCTTTTCTATTTCAAAAGTCAAAACAAAT GTCTGAGGCATCTTCCATATTGTTGATATCAATGTCCGTTCCGTGTGGAACAAAGTCTCTTCCAAGGCAAGCATTTTATGAACGCTGGATCCAATGCTTTCTTTCCATCCAGGAAAAGGAATCTGAGCTGTTTGAATTATCTTTGATACCAGCAAATGCCAAAGATTCTTGCTCATTGGCAAATGTCCTTTACAGAATAAGGGATCAAAGCTTTATTGTAGAGGATGTTGAATATTCCACACTACCTGATAGTGGGTCTTCTGAACAATGA
- the LOC141860024 gene encoding uncharacterized protein LOC141860024: MPHITIKLSAPPIGSKSVTEIVRIKTPENMFSFSDSIVVETEPESLDTTGFVGWSDTCVCTSEITKNKDWQELKDDEINETSLRDAEKMVSKFPLDSCAGPQYDSGGRQNSKNELEVRKDTATVKSCLEEFKFRKEEELKSQTEAHEQKRKILEEKIQSLEYKEKEKTKRVEELENSTLVYRDDYEKCMKEVEELRKMVNKFHSELYKQRLDANIANDQAVEARNQMELLVKKIQSCEKEKEQIQQEWKCEAAEYCRELLELRKFAVENLEKVDSERKDRIELLVVSHEDLDREEQLSGGSNKVDDNGSKMDSNISEPHMSLLSKELNEMFGENLSSQENLSELTRVLTATQKELEQVRSQYEVKNHALQDLKQKFDHLHDGMSALAEENKQLRNSLGKKCADFRNIRRKFLVSETEVSWLKEALNIVDNPKKKTVCSEVMEIAR, translated from the coding sequence ATGCCGCACATTACGATAAAGTTGTCTGCACCGCCGATTGGAAGCAAGAGTGTGACGGAGATTGTTAGAATCAAGACTCCAGAAAACATGTTCTCTTTTAGTGACAGTATCGTTGTCGAAACAGAGCCAGAATCTTTGGATACAACTGGATTTGTTGGCTGGAGTGATACGTGTGTTTGCACAAGCGAGATCACAAAGAACAAAGACTGGCAAGAATTAAAAGATGACGAAATTAACGAAACGTCTTTGAGGGATGCCGAAAAAATGGTGTCAAAATTTCCGCTGGATTCTTGTGCAGGACCACAGTACGACAGCGGTGGACGACAGAATTCGAAAAACGAGTTGGAAGTCAGAAAAGATACAGCTACCGTAAAGAGTTGTTTAGAAGAATTTAAATTCAGAAAGGAGGAAGAGTTAAAATCGCAAACCGAAGCACATGAACAGAAAAGGAAGATTTTAGAGGAAAAAATTCAGAGTTTGGAatataaagaaaaagagaagacCAAACGAGTTGAGGAACTGGAAAATTCGACTTTAGTTTACAGAGACGATTATGAAAAATGTATGAAAGAAGTTGAAGAATTGAGAAAAATGGTGAACAAATTCCACAGTGAGCTTTATAAGCAAAGGTTGGACGCAAACATAGCAAATGACCAAGCAGTAGAAGCAAGGAATCAAATGGAACTATTGGTAAAGAAAATACAGTCATGCGAAAAGGAGAAAGAACAGATTCAACAAGAGTGGAAGTGTGAAGCTGCAGAATATTGTAGAGAACTTCTCGAACTGAGAAAATTTGCTGTGGAAAATTTGGAGAAAGTTGACAGCGAGAGAAAAGACCGTATTGAATTATTAGTTGTATCGCATGAAGACTTGGACAGAGAAGAACAACTTTCTGGCGGTAGCAACAAAGTAGACGATAACGGCTCTAAAATGGACTCGAATATAAGTGAACCTCACATGTCATTGCTCTCCAAAGAACTGAACGAGATGTTCGGAGAAAATCTAAGCAGTCAAGAAAACCTTTCCGAATTAACGCGTGTTCTTACAGCGACACAAAAAGAGCTGGAACAAGTTAGAAGTCAGTATGAGGTTAAGAATCACGCGCTTCAAGAtttgaagcaaaaatttgacCATTTACACGATGGTATGTCGGCACTAgctgaagaaaataaacaactgaGAAACAGCTTGGGAAAGAAATGCGCAGACTTTCGGAATATAAGAAGAAAGTTTTTAGTTTCAGAAACAGAAGTGTCTTGGCTCAAAGAGGCGTTAAATATTGTTGataatccaaaaaaaaagacggtTTGTAGCGAAGTAATGGAAATTGCTCGTTAA